The following nucleotide sequence is from Psychroserpens sp. Hel_I_66.
TGTATTTACAAGAATAACGTCACCTGTACCTCTTATTTCTCCAGTTACAGATTGTTGTGCATTAATAATCAAATCGTTACTGCTACGCTGGAAAATATCAACATTTTGAGCTATCAAATTTCGACCTTCAAAACGTGCATCTCCAGAATAATAACCAAGAAATAAACTGCCTACTTCACCACTTATAAACGTAGTAGATAAATTATTTACCATAATACTTAATGAATCACAATCAACCTCAACATTAAAATCACCATCAGTATTTACTGCATCTTCTTCAGTAAAATCTTCTGAAATTAACTGTAAAGAATTATAGCTCAAAACACCTTCACTCCTAACTGTTAAACCAGATGCATTTCTAATTTTAGTAAGGTTTGGTGCACCTACAAATACCTTTGTAATGCCATAATCTCGCGTAATATTACATGCATTATTATTGTATAGCTTTAAATGTCCATTTTCAACAACAACTTCAATATCATTAATTAAAAATTCACCTGTTTGTACAGTGACAGATTGTGTTGGCGCATCTGTTACAATCAATGCTACTCTTGCAAATGCAGTAATTTCTGTAAATGCATCC
It contains:
- a CDS encoding head GIN domain-containing protein yields the protein MKKLIYILFTVILLSCNGENVPNCIQNSGDIIERDFEVDAFTEITAFARVALIVTDAPTQSVTVQTGEFLINDIEVVVENGHLKLYNNNACNITRDYGITKVFVGAPNLTKIRNASGLTVRSEGVLSYNSLQLISEDFTEEDAVNTDGDFNVEVDCDSLSIMVNNLSTTFISGEVGSLFLGYYSGDARFEGRNLIAQNVDIFQRSSNDLIINAQQSVTGEIRGTGDVILVNTPPIVDVEQFYTGQIIFE